TTGACACGTCCACCTCGGGGAGAAGGTCTGGGTGACCCATCATTTCCGGGCTGCGGGTAGGAACAAGAGGAGCCAGTGAATAACACCACATGCTCCAGGCGGATGGATGACTTCCAAATCGAACTTTCACATGCCCACgggtgcgcgcgcgcacacacacacacacacacacacacaccctctccgccagcccagggctcctcacacacaccctgagcTCCCCCCGCAGCCTGGCACTGACCTCTGGTACACATGCAGAACCCAGCTGAGGAGCATGAAGATCTCTTGCTTGTCCAGGTCCCTGCTGAGGATGTCCTGCAGGTAGTCGGAGAGGCCCTGGTGGTACATGTGGGTGCAGATGCTGAGGATGTTGTAGTGAGGTGGGCAGCACGGCACCATCAGGTCTTTCACCACACGCAGCTCCACCAGGATGTTGCTCTGCAGCGTGGCCAGGTGCCGGCCCAGTCCCGGGCCCTTCACGTCCACATGAGCAGCCTTGAAGTGGGCAGCAGCGATGGTCTCCTGCATGACCTGGTAGAAGCGCTGCCTCCAGGCTTTGGGGCGCCCAGGGGCGGGGAAGCGGTTGGCATGGGGACCCAGCAGCAGGGCATCATCGACACTCTCTTCTCTCTCAATGATCCGCACGGCGGAGACGAAGAGGGCTGGGTCCTCCCGCACCAGCCTCACGCCGCCGCCCACGATGTGCCACAGCTGCTGGGCCAGTGCGTCGCTCAGCTCCTGCAGGCCAGCGAAGAAGGACTCCACCACGCCCAGGGCCTGGTCGCTCGGGAGGCTACCGCTGCTGTGCAGCTGGGAGGTGATTTCCTCCCGCAGGCGCTCCAGCGCCATGAGCCCGGCGTGGGCCTCCAGGAGCTGCTGGCCGTGGAGGAGACGGAGGGACTGGGCAAGGAGCTCGTGTACTGTGCGGAGAGGAGAGATCCAACAGTCTGGACCCCACGGGAGCTGGCGCCCGGCTGCTCTGCATGGACGGCAGCAGGGCTCAGCGCTGGGCACATGGGATCCCACGCTCAGCGCAGGCGAGGAGGAGAGACACCCTCTGAGCAGGCCCCCTGGAAACCTCCTGCGGCCCCCCACAGGCAGTGTTAGCTGCCTGCCTGTGCCCGGCACCATGCTGGGCAGCTGCTCAGATGGTGGGGTGGGCACAGGACAGGACTGGCACTCCCTGAGCAGGGAGCTCCTGGCTAGAAAACCTGGGTCCTACTGTCGCCAGACAGGCAGCAGCACTCTCAGGACGTGCTTGGCCAAAAGGGCCCATGCCTGGGACTCTGTGGGAGCAAGACATGCCCCTGGCAGGCGCCGCTGTGCCCACGCCCCTCTCCTTGCCAATGGGGACTTTGTTCATAGACCCGCGTCCGTCTGCTGAGACCACGTGGCTACAAGGGCGTAGCCAGGCCTGCGCCGTTGTGGGGCAACTCTGCGGAGCCCTGGGAAGCCTTGGGCCTGGGGAGGCCCTCGTGGGGCTGGGTGCTCTTGCGGTTAGGAGCAAGGCTGGGCCTTCCCTCCAGCCACCTGCCTGACAGCGGCCCAGGACCTGGCTCCTTCAGCCACCTGCGGGGCTCAAGGCAACAGGGCAGCCAGGCCCAGCGCCCGCGCAGGAGCAGTGCCGCACACCAGGGCACGCTGAAGCCTGGCTCGGTGCCCCTTACCTGAGGAGAGCTGGGGCAGCGCCCGCACGACGGCAGCCAGCTGCGCGTGCTCCGTCACCACAGCCCGCAGCGGCGCCAGCCTCAGGAAGCCCTCGGCACTGCCCAGCAGGTGCCATCGCACGGCACAGAGGTCCTGACGCACGCTCCGCACGTCCCCAGCCGCCGAGCGCAGCTGCTCCAGCCCGGCGCTCACCCCCTCGAGGTGGGACTGCACGGTCGACTGGCAACACACAGAGCAGGGATGGTGAGCGATGTCCAGCCCCAGAGATATGGGGAGAACCTACCCACCTCCACCAtgctcccccagtgcctcctacaCAGCCCCTCCAGACCCCCCCCtactcccctgaccccacccTACACAGCCCctccagaacccccactcccctcaccccaccctacACAGCCCCTCCAGACCCCCACTCCCCTAACCCCACCCTACATAGCCCCTCCAGACCCCCCACTCCTCTAACCCCTCCCTACACAGCCCCTCCATACTAGCCCACCCTACACAGCCCCACCAGatcccccactcccctgaccccacccTACACAGCAGCTTCAGACTCCCTCCACTCCTCTCACAGCCCCTCCAGACccccactgccctgacccctccctaCATAGCCCCTCCAGACTAACCCCACCCTACACAGCCCCACCAGACCCCCACTCTCCTGACCCCTCCCTACACAGCCCCTCCAGACCCCCCGACTCCTTATGCAACCCCTCCAGACCCCTACTCTCCTGACTCCAGCCTACACAGTCCCACtagaccccccactcccctgaccccaCCATACACAGCCCCTTcagacccccccactcccctcatcCCACCCTACACAGCCCCTACAGACccccactgccctgacccctccctaCACAGCCCCTCCAGATTAACCCCACCCTACACAGCCCCACCAGACCCTcactcccctgacccctcccTACACAGCCCCTtcagacccccactcccctgaccccacccTACACAGTCCCACtagaccccccactcccctgaccccacccTATACAGCCCCTCCAGACTCCCCgactcccctcaccccaccctacATAGCCCCACCAGatcccccactcccctgaccccacccTAGACAGCCTCTCcagaccccccactcccctcacccTACCCTACACAGCCCCTCCAGACCCCCCaactcccctcaccccaccctatACAGCCCTccagacccccactcccctgacccctcccTACATAGCCCCTCCAGATTAACCACACCCTACACAGCCCCTCCAaactcccccactcccctcaccccaccctacACAGCCCCACCAGACCCCTACTCCTCTGACCTCACCCTACACAGCCCCTTCAGACCGCCCACTCCTCTAATCCCGCCCTACACAGCCCCTCCAgaccccctctctcccctcaccccaccctacACAGCCCCTCCAGACCCTCCTACTCCCCTAACCCCACCCTCCACAGCTCCTCCAGACTCCTCcgacccccccactcccctgaccccacccTACACAGCCCCTCCAGACCCCCTCACTCACCTAAACCTCCTACACAGCCCCTCCAGACCCCCTactcccctgaccactcccttcACAGCCCCTCCAGACCCCTGCCAATCCATAATTGCTCTCTGATCCAGAGACTTTTTTATGGTAACTGCTAATGGCAGTATAATGTGGGTGTGGGAAGCATGGGAGCAATACTGGTGGGGCAGCAAGTGTGGGAGGGTGGACTTAACACTGGGAGAGGGGAGTGTTGGCACAGTGAGGGTCAGTGTAATACTGGGGGAGGGGTCGGtgggtgcagggaggttgggagTAATACCAAGGGAGGGGCAGGTAGCTGCAGTACTGTGTGGGAGGGGTATGTCCATGGGGAGGATGTGTTGGTGGGGGAAAGATGACgatttggggggctggggagtgggctgCCCCCTTCAGATGTTAATCGTGAGGTGCATGTCGTAGCCACAGCCGCCGTGGCCCTGGGGGAGTTTGCCGTGCCATGGCGGTACCCAGAAATCCCATCCCATTCCGTACCCACTCTCTTCCGCATGGCTACTGGGTTTAGACATTAGAGCCAGTCCAGCCAGGAGATTGTCTCCAAGAAGAGCAAAGAACAGCAGCTCCACCCCCTGGCATCCCCCTGCCCGCTGCCCCAGCATAGGAACTGCGGTATTCCGCTGCCTGGGCACGGGCCCAGGGATGAAGCCTGGGTCTCTGCTCATTCTGGTGAGGAGCCGGTGCTGGCAGTGATGCTTATTAGTcagttgccccctcccccaccccttttttctttttacattgaaAGGTTGAGCTCACAGGCCAGTAAGTCAAGTCACGGGCACGTGATCAGAAAGCCTTGGCCTCTGCCATGTCATTGTGATTCGGGACAGACGTGCGTTTTGGTCGTGGCCCCAGTTCAGTGCCATCGCTGCAGCCTGCCCTTGCTGTGGTGGGAGAGGTtccagccagagagcagcggTCCTTTTCCTACAAGCTGCGGCTTCTTCCAAAAATGCCTCTGACTTTAGGCCTGCAATTTCTCCCACTAAAGGCAAGTTTCCTGAAAGAACCAGAAAAAGCCCTGGGCTCGGTTCTGGGAAAGCtgagcagggtcctggggtgTTTTCGTACTTTGTAATGGCTCCGGTATGTTTCTGTGCTCCCGCCATGAACAATTCCAACCTACCCTGCATAGCACCAGCTGAGAATTGGTTTCAAATGGACTAAGTATTGGTAAATGGCAAAAGCTCCCCTGGGGTAAGGAATCCCAGGCCTCTCTGGGCCTAAGGCCCCCTGCAACGAGCACCCACCTTTAGCCGGGATTGGATCGAGCTGTTCCGCTGGGCTTCCCGGCTCCGGTAGTGTCCCAGACCCTCCAACTTGTCGGGGCGGTAAAACACCCCCGAGGCCCATTTCAAAGCAGCTCCTCTTGCTAGCTTCTCAGCCTTCTCCGCTTCTGGCCATTCCTCATCTAGGGGCAACGTTatcagttaagaaaacaaaccgGAGTCTCCTTCGCAGACAGGAAGAGCATTTCCActccagctgcttccccaggatGGAGGCACAGGAAGCAGGGTGTGGATGTACACACGCCTGCACAAACGGACATGGGGACAGGGACAAACAGGCACACATGAGGCTGTGGGGACACACGGGCGCTCAGCTACTACCATGGTGAGAGACCTTATAAAATCCTAGAAAAATGAGCCTAAGGCCAGCCAGACGCACAGTAGGGGACGGGGACAGACAGGCACACGTGTGCACAGGCACACCCCAGAGGGTATGGGGACCTAGGGATGGACACATACACATGGGGACAGCCAGACGGAGTTGCTAAGTGTCCCTCTGCCTGCCTGTGTGCACGGCCCTACTCCACACAGCCCCTTCCTGGCTGCCCCAGAGCTCGTGCGCCCAGTATGATGGCTGCACAGAGCACGGAGGTGCCCCGTGCTGTGGATTTGCCGTCTGGGAGCCGCCGATAGGGGCCTGCAAGCGAGGTAGTGACTCAGCAGGAAAGATACAGCCGCAGCTGGCAAGGACTAAGTGACCAAGCAGGgaacggggcaggctggggtcagTCCAGTCCTACCCACTGGGCATggagcctgcccctcccccggcatCACCCACCGCTGCCTCTCCAGTAGCTGGTTATGGCCTCTCCCCTGAGCACCGTGCCAGGgaggggcagctcagctgagctagaAACTAGGAGTGCCCTGAACGCTGCCCCAGCTCCAGACACAGTGGGGGAGAAATGCAGGTCCCCGAACCAACCTAGAGGCATGTTGGAGGACGCCTGGCCCTGGGTGTCTCTTCAGGCTCTTAACAAGCCTGGTTCTGTGTGCCTGACTCAGACGGGATCTGTGAACCAGAGCCGCCCTCCCCAGGTCCTACGCCCCTCGTCTGCGGAGCAGCGCAGACCCAGCTGGGGACGCTGCCTGgcgcctggcctctcccagcactgctgctctcCTGGCCAGGCACTGATGATGCCATGGGTGTGCGAGGGGCTGGCACAAGATTCTTCCCCAAACTCGGTGCTGCCTCTCCTGTCACTTCCATGTCCCCGCATTGCCAGCAGCTCCCCCCACGCAGCGGCCCGTGGGATTGGCAGTAGCTATTGACACGGTGGCCACGCCTAGCGTCTGCCAGGGCAGGGCACCGCCAGGCCCAGGAGAGTGGCAGAACGGCAGCCCaagggtctgggggcaggaggagatggATTTATGAGGAACGTGAGAGAGCTTTGGGACAAACCAGCTGACACGGGGCAGAGGTGGCGGCAGCTTGCTGCCGGGTGGGAGCGCTGCACAGGCCGAGAGGTTATTCACAGGGTCGCTCACGGGGCTGTGATTAGGGGCAAGGGAGGACGCAGGCTGGCTACGGAGGAAAGCTGCTTGCCAGTGAGACTGTGGAGTCGCTTCCCAAGGGAGCCCCAGTCCTGGGATATTTAAATAACACCGGCCTAATACCTTGACCTGCACTGTAGGAATAGATGCTTTGCCATATAAGCCCCCTGCTCCATTCCATCGCTCTCTTCCcaagggcagggcagaggcagtgaTCCTAAACGTACCCAGATGGCAGGCAGAGGAGATGTACACCCCCCCCAGGGGCAGGGGATTACCCCCCATCCTCACTGCAAAGGGCAGGAGAGCCTACCCCACCCTGACTGGGAAAGGATCCTGGCCAGGGACAGATGActgagaccccccacccccagacttgGAGCCAGGTTTCCCCATGGTCACTCCAGTGCAGGGAGTCCCTGCGTGAGCCCTGCGCCCTGCTGCCCTCCCTCGAGCTGCAGTTCTCCTTACCTCTGGGGCTGCGGGAGTCCTCCTCCTGTTCTGCAGACATGCCCATGGCTCCAGCCGCTGTGTGCAGGGttcagaggacagggctgggctgaAGAGAGGAAGCACAGCCAGCAGTTTCCTTCAGTGATTCCACTCACAGCTCCTCAGGGGCTCATTGTGTTACTGCAGACACACTCAGGATggcggggggaggcggggggagcggggaagggggaggaagctCATGCTCTTGACATTTTTCACTCTTTGTGAATGTAAATCGTTCCATGCACAGTGTCTCGCTGGGGGCGGACTGTGTGTGCATAGCTGTTTGTGCATGCCTGGGTGTACATGTCTTTGCATGGCAATGTGTGCCTGTCATGTGCACACGGCTATAGGGGTGCATGCTACATGTGCTTGGCTGTGTGTACATGTCTGGGTGTGCAGGGTGTTGTGGCTGCCTTTGCAGAGGCATATTTCCCTTGATGTACCATGTGCACCTGTATATTTTTGTGCATGGATCCAGGTTCCTATGCATGTAAGTCCGTGGTGGATGTCTCTCCAGATCTCTTATGCCTGCTATGTGCTGTTGCCATATGCTTTTGTATGTGGCTGCCTGACTGTACAACATGTGTGCATCTGTCTGCGTGTGGCTGCCTCTGTTCATACCACATGGGCTGTGTGTCTTGGAGCGTGCCTGCGTTCCTACTCTATGGGCATGTGTCTGCGCCACTGGCTGCTTGTGTGTATATTGTAGTCCACCACAAAAACCTGCCTAGCATGGAGTTCAGGTTGCTGACATCCATCCCAAAATAACAGACATACAGGGAATCCCAAGGTAAGGGGCTTTCAGCAGCTTGAGAAGTCACTTTGGGAACAGGAGCTGTTCCTAACCTGCTTTCTGAGTCCAAATCCACCCGCTTCCCAGGGTTTGGTTTTATGAACACGGAAATGAACAACAACACAACCTTCTCGCCAGGCTGGGATGCTCCTAGAGTTCCTCCCTCAATCAAAACTGCTCAGCCCGCACCCTAGATCCTCTCTTCCCACTGAGCCACTCCCATCTCCTGGATGGAGCAATGAGTCGCCTGCATCTGCAAGTCAGTAGGATTCATGTAACCCTTTCCAAGAACCCCTGCTAACTGGGCACGATGTTTCAGGCAATTCTGGAGAATTACACCAAAATAATGGTGAAAAGCTATGGATATTACCACAAAATTATCacagaaagggaaagaagaaatgCAGAAGGCCATTGCAAATATGTACACAATGCCAACCAAAAATATTTGACTTTTACCATTTTTGCATGAATTGTAAAGATACCTTCATACTTCAGAGATTGTATTTCGAGCTATCCCACTAAATACACAGCATCACCCAAACACAGTACAGTATTCCTCTGGAACAAACAGCACTTGTTAGGATAATTGACCAACTCTAAATGTGACACAGAAACTTGTCAACCAGACCTTGAAATGCAATATTATTTTGCAAAATATAAAACTGGGCACAGTTCCTAGATTCGTAGATCTTAGGAGCAGAAAGGATCACATGGGATCCCCTTGTTGTTCTTCTTGCATCACAtgaggcaaaaaaaccccataaCTTGTAATTCCTGCATTAAGCCCAAGAATTTGTGGTCATCTCAGGAAGCCGATGAGGTTTAATGGAAAtgttttcagtgatggagaatccacccctgAAATGGCAGGTAGTTCTAATTATTAAATCCCTTCTCTGTTCTGTGCCTTatgtccagtttgaatttgtctagtttaacttccagccactggatttcgTTCTGCATTTATCTGCTAGATTAATGAGCCCCCTGCTTTCAGAAATCTCCCCATGTAAGTACTGACAGACCATGAGTACGGCACCTCTTCATCTTCTTTTAGATACAATACATAGACCAAGCGCCTTAAGCCTCTCACTCTAATTATTCTTGCAGCGTTTTCTGAACCCTTCTTGaaatatggacaccagaactggacaccatattCCAGTAGTGGTCTCACCTGTGCTACACACATATGTAATACCCCTGCTTGATATTCCTGCTCATACGTCCAAGAATTGccttagtccttttggccacagcgtcacccTGGGAGCTCATGCTTGATTGGTCTCCACCATGATCCCTAAGTCTTTTTCAGAGCCACTGTTTTCCAGGATACAGCCTCCCTTCCTGTAAGCATGGCTGGCATTCTTTGGTCCTACATGCTGGACTTTGCATTTGACTGTATGGAAATGTGTATGATTTGATTGCACCCAGCTAAGCGAACCAGATCATGCTGTATGAAGGTTTACAGGTATAGCCATACTGGCAAACCCTCCTATAGCAGGTGCACTTTATACCAGCAAAGGAATGCATTTGCTGATATAGTTCATACTTGTTCCCTGAGTGAAATAAATTTTTAGACCAGTATAACTGTGTGGAAAtatcgtaaaaaaaaaaaaatcatatgctaATCAACAGTTCTATTCCGGCAAAAAATTTTAGTGCACATCTGGCCTTCCTGACCTGTCGTCCTCATTATCTACCATTCCAGCAAGGtttgtgtaatctgcaaactttatcagcgaCGAgtgtatattttcttttaaataattgatAAAAATAACAAATAGCATTGGGctgagaactgatccctgaggttCTAAAAACTCTCACATTTGGTGAGGATTCCTTTGAACAATTCAAGTCTATCAGTTAGCAGGTTTCTAAGCCTTTTAATGGTTGCTATAATAGGTTTCATGTTATACTGGTTTTTAATCACAGTTGAAAGTATTTAAAATTTGATTTCTCCTTTGTATTTATGTGAGTGTAAGACTTAAAATAGTATGTATGAAAGGGGAAATGATTTCTAAAGTTTGTGAAAGAAAACTCAACTCAGgactttctgtatttttatgttttgtgCTCATTAGGAATTTTGGCCAAAGGGAATCACTAACCTCACTGTACACAACTTCATCCAAGGAGATGTACATAATGGATCTGGTATTTTTCATGTGCACACGCTGGATTTGCCCcgggaaaaaaacagtaaaaacgaAGAGTCTAGCTAGCCATAAATCTGTATTCAGCAAGAGTTTGCTTCATACAGGAGGCATTTGTCAGAGTAAATCACACCCTGGAGCTCAACTTTCAAAACTTTGCCAGGTGCCAGATGTGCTCCAGGACCAAGAACTAACACGAGACCAAACATGAAATATCCAAGGTGGACATCATTAGCCCTAAGCCCAACCCAGAGGTGTCAAACCAAATATGCAGTGGCTGTGAGGTCACAAAAACCAGTGCAGAGATGACAAAAGCTACCCTGGATCCATGGGGAAGACTTATTTGTGATCTTGGCAGCATGCACTTGTTTCAGTAAGCTTGGTTTGTCAAATACTTCCCAGTGACTGGAGCCAGATCTGGACTCTGAGGGGACTTGGTTATAAATACCCACTGAGAAGCAGTGGTGGATTAATGATTTGCCACCCCTAGGCCCCATATgaacttgttttagtttttttacaaatacgtttgaactaaaatgaatctaaatataattgaaataattgaacatttacaagttttattataaataaaattacaagtaCAGCGGACCCTCGCTTGAATGCGAGTCTGTATAGCGCGATTTCGCTTATAGCCCAGGACTACGCATGGATCCAAAACTGAGAACTGCTTAATTTCTTCCTTCCAGTCATATTATTAACATTTAGGACTCTCGTGAGTATGTTTACTAAGTGGCATCGCGCCATCATTGGCAGTTTCAATACACGCTATGATTGGTAGAATCGCTACATCACTGATGCCGTGATTACAAAAATTCTGCTATTATAAatttgccacccctgcaaatttgccaccccagGCCTAGGCCTCGTCGGCCTAGGTGACGACACGCCGCTGCTGAGGAGCTGCGCAGGTATCACTGCTGCTTTCAGGCTCTGGGTCAGCCTGTGACAGACTAAGCTTTGCAGGGACTCAACCGTGAAGGTTGTTTTGCTTGGTACCAGCTAGATCACAACAACGCTGAGGCAAAACACCTGCTCATGCTGGCAGTTGTGCTTAGTTGTCTAGAACAGAACACAGGCTAACGGTGCAGCTTTACCACCAACTATTGAATATCTGAGACACACCCTAGAGGCTTACGTGTTGCACGGCACCCAGATGCTGACAGGATTCCACTCTGGCTCAGGCACTGGAAAAAACTCCCTGAACTTTGATCATTTTTAAGTCCAATAAATTACTTTTTGGAAAGCCCTTTAACTAGGTCTTGCCAGTTACTCTGGGGAGACCGGACCTGGAAATGGTCTCAGGAGCAGGGGTGTTTATGATAAATACAGATGACAGCTATTAGGTGATAATGTGTTGATCAACTGCAATACCCACAAGCACCCTGCCTAGCATGGGAAGCATCACAGAGCTTAATGGGGCTGTGAGATCACAGCTGATGGAAGATGGCCAGAAAAACCAAAGCATTTTGCCTCTAGGTATATAATGACTAGTGAAAAGAACCATGtaccagggctgggctgggaaaaCAACGAAAACTATATTTCCAaatactgggccagatcttcagctggtgtaccTCAGAAAAGCTCCATTGATTCCAGTGTATTTATTTCATCTGAAAAATGTCCTGAGATCTATTTCTATTTGTGAATTCTCCCTCAGCCTGTATAAGACAGAGGCATAATTTACaaaagtgttaaatatttttttagggcttgtagcgaggcggtgtggctcccctccccctcagggggggtcgagccccgtcagtcatccacgggggcgGGGCCGCTGAGCGgaagccccgcccctcagagggtcaggcgttgatctggaagaataaaagccgggccccagccttcagttgcaggtctgccaccggcaggagcagacgtatCCGCCGACGCCCGTAACTGGGagactgcccaagccagaggccgagaccaggagctgccagagctgccttgcCCCTAC
This Gopherus evgoodei ecotype Sinaloan lineage chromosome 12, rGopEvg1_v1.p, whole genome shotgun sequence DNA region includes the following protein-coding sequences:
- the EXOC3L1 gene encoding exocyst complex component 3-like protein isoform X6; translation: MGMSAEQEEDSRSPRDEEWPEAEKAEKLARGAALKWASGVFYRPDKLEGLGHYRSREAQRNSSIQSRLKSTVQSHLEGVSAGLEQLRSAAGDVRSVRQDLCAVRWHLLGSAEGFLRLAPLRAVVTEHAQLAAVVRALPQLSSVHELLAQSLRLLHGQQLLEAHAGLMALERLREEITSQLHSSGSLPSDQALGVVESFFAGLQELSDALAQQLWHIVGGGVRLVREDPALFVSAVRIIEREESVDDALLLGPHANRFPAPGRPKAWRQRFYQVMQETIAAAHFKAAHVDVKGPGLGRHLATLQSNILVELRVVKDLMVPCCPPHYNILSICTHMYHQGLSDYLQDILSRDLDKQEIFMLLSWVLHVYQSPEMMGHPDLLPEVDVSTLGPLVSPEVVEQMERKYVGKVKASVTEWMRRTLEVELKEWFREEEPEMDHLGFFQSALPIIVMQMLDENIRVASLVTDSLQQKVYAMAMDELEAFLISSSISTLHPGSASLAKPAEIPSSLQTALDRAQKKACRLLLEELLLDLQPLYVQLPSRKWLSGAQLVNSMCEVIDKYMRDFSHVRNPVFKFLLAESEHLVMNHYMRALMEKKMVCRSAEERIQLSTRLLQDASQLRELFHNLVREAAAPETQGPGRERADPRGDICPPGAHPPPGPSLAQPGGPGIYEEIPRHQRRAHLHPAGSAGRRLQGGPERGAGNDGTESTVPARKLPAHLQQHPGPGSGASLLPSQGQVCLRHARRSPAVCSLPWPVVSLNN
- the EXOC3L1 gene encoding exocyst complex component 3-like protein isoform X5 yields the protein MGMSAEQEEDSRSPRDEEWPEAEKAEKLARGAALKWASGVFYRPDKLEGLGHYRSREAQRNSSIQSRLKSTVQSHLEGVSAGLEQLRSAAGDVRSVRQDLCAVRWHLLGSAEGFLRLAPLRAVVTEHAQLAAVVRALPQLSSVHELLAQSLRLLHGQQLLEAHAGLMALERLREEITSQLHSSGSLPSDQALGVVESFFAGLQELSDALAQQLWHIVGGGVRLVREDPALFVSAVRIIEREESVDDALLLGPHANRFPAPGRPKAWRQRFYQVMQETIAAAHFKAAHVDVKGPGLGRHLATLQSNILVELRVVKDLMVPCCPPHYNILSICTHMYHQGLSDYLQDILSRDLDKQEIFMLLSWVLHVYQSPEMMGHPDLLPEVDVSTLGPLVSPEVVEQMERKYVGKVKASVTEWMRRTLEVELKEWFREEEPEMDHLGFFQSALPIIVMQMLDENIRVASLVTDSLQQKVYAMAMDELEAFLISLREALGECGKEHQKDRSMPKHYISYLLALLNNNMALSSSISTLHPGSASLAKPAEIPSSLQTALDRAQKKACRLLLEELLLDLQPLYVQLPSRKWLSGAQLVNSMCEVIDKYMRDFSHVRNPVFKFLLAESEHLVMNHYMRALMEKKMVCRSAEERIQLSTRLLQDASQLRELFHNLGLAESEQTLEVIFALQELIRLQDPALLSLEVLGFMKKYPDISDEHISILLDLRGDVSKEVRNVVLEMMAQNPQSLPENYQPIFSNILVPAPELPFCLRKGKCA